atgaaaatgtattaatgttatacacaattaaagattaacatgttttataacatagtatatagtctaaaaattccgccccgcataatttccgattaatctccgattttctctttagtcgctaggcccaacccgaccgtccgactagcgcctagcgcgttcCCGAGCAGGGGAATAAACTACTTATTTCACATTCTAAAAATAGTTCTCTCTCTGATTTAAATTATACAgaataaaataacttttttaaatacCATATAGagtattaaaattttacattagtATTTTAAACCATTTTATCTGTTTTAACTATAGTATTAAAACTGCAAAATCTTCTTGGTCGatattatatcattttatttgtttgatctGTATTTATTCTATTTAGGTCGTTTATTTCGCTTAATGCcttgtcctttttttttatttgaagcACAAGAAAGGGTAAACTATGCACCAGATTATTTTAGTCCCACTAGTTTATGTTGTCTtccaatatttattttcttaaatgacaacaaaaatgttttaaacATATAAATGCTTTCTTTCGATATTTATTCTtacaagtaaaataaaatacttttgggctatataaatcgttttggttgattttgttgtctttaaatgttttttagctTATTGTCTCTAAATGTTAAGTGATTTAAATTGGAGTATGTAGATATTGCGCTGAAACGCACCTAGtattgtgtgtatatatatacattgtaTTTTTTTCGATATGTATAACACATATCCCGTCAAGTGGTGAATAAGGGATGAAAATTTCTTCCCAGTTGCAAGAACAAGCTGATTAAAATATTCCTTTTTGTTAGTGATTTTTTTCGCAATGTGCtttgtatttattatattgttgaCTTTTGAGTTATTTGCCTTTTCTTATTGCCTTTTATGGGACTCCATTCACCCGTGCCAACTTCCATTCTTCCTCGTCTAGAAACGAAAGGCTTATCAATTTCATCAAGGGCAGACAAAAACTTAAGAGCTTACTACAAAATTCTCCACAGATAAACTGAATTTATTAACGAAATTGAAGCTAATAATTGTAAgtttgaaattattaaaataaccaaaccgcttttgagaaataaaatatttttgtctatTACATAGCATTCTTTTGCCTATACGTTCATagttaaatatgtaaatataaaggaaaacaaaaaaatcataattacaAATTTACGTTTGAAAAAAGAAcaagtaaaagaagaagaagatattattGGAGAATCTTTCTTTAGTCTTAGTTGTAAGATTTTTGTGCTACTGGCTTAAAGGTAACCCCTATTCTATGATGGAGGCGTGGCTTATTGGACCAAACTATATATTACCACAAATCTTAACATAAAGCGATAATACCCTCTCAAattccttttattttaaaaatattttattaaaagaagCTTTCTACATATAGAACATACTTGGagtatatatttagttatatccAGTGTTTGTTACGTGAATGCAAGGCAAGCTAGACTTACGTACGTACCACATTAAACACACACATAATTTACAAGTATGAAACTAGTGACATAgcctttatatataaataaggtGCTAGTGTACGTCATACATCTGCATGTACAAATGCCGCTTTCAAAATCTAATTGAGTAAAAGAACGATATTTAAATTCTCTATAAGTCATATATAGCTTCAGTTCAGAAGACATATTgcccaatatatatatatatatatatatatatatatatatatatatatataaatattgtcaATATCTGATGATAAAATAGCAGAAATATAGAATACTCTTAGTTTTGGTGTATGATCCAAAATTGAGATATTTTGTCGGAGATGGATAGCAAATGTATCAAATTCTAAGTTTAGGTACGAATTGACtttttcaaaagtctactaaataaattttaaaagttaaatgatTACTAACGgtttacatagaaaaccaaaaaaaaaagaaccctaaaccacaaaccaTCCTTTTTCATTCTTTATATAAACTGATGTTCCCCAAAAGGCTTTTCCTCGCCATATACCtgtgaaagaaacaaaaaaaaaagatataaaagggAAACAATATTCGAGAGAGAGATATGGGTGAGGTGGCTTATATGGACGAAGGAGATTTAGAAGCAATAGTCAGAGGTTACTTAGGCTCCGGAGACGCCTTTTCTGGGGAAAGCTCCGGTGGGTTTTCACCTCCGTTTTGCCTTCCGATTGAGACGGCTAGTTTCTATGAACCGGAGATGGAGACAACCGGTTTAGACGAACTTGGTGAACTCTACAAACCTTTTTACCCTTTCGCCTCACAAACAATCCTCACAAGCTCCGTCTCTGTCCCCGGAGATTCAAGAAGTTTCCGAGATGATAAGAAACAACGAACACATAGTTGTCTTCAATCTAACGGATCAAGAGTTGATCATATCCGAATCCCAGTATCCAAATCGAAGAAGAGGTCAGTTATACTTGAAAATCTACTTTCAAATGCAACAAAAAAGCTTGAATATTCATAAatgttttgaacaaaaaaaaaagaatattcatataaaaaacTGATTTTCAGCTGTCTGGGTTACTATTATGAACCACttcttgaaaataattttattagaattttatacatattaggaaagcaATTTCTGTTTGATCATAAATGTATAAACTTTTTGAACTAAACAATTTCCTACGACTCAAGcaatagaaatttaaaaatataattattgtcAATAAATATTTCGATATACTATAAAATTTGTTAtgcaaattaataatatatgcaTAGAAAACTGAGaatgtataagaaaaaaaacataaaatgctAGAAAATTCATCTTTACAAATGTAGGGTATACTATATAGTTATTAATATCACCAActtgtttttcataattataattatCATGAATATGTATGCTCCTTGttgaattaaataatttatgattTGAATTTGAACAGCAAGAAGAATCAACTAAAGAGAGTTGTTGAGCAAGTGAAGGAAGAAAATCTGTTGTCGGATGCATGGGCATGGCGTAAATACGGGCAGAAACCCATCAAAGGATCTCCATACCCAAGGTCTTAAACCATTTCCGGTTTAACATAATCCTATCCTTACTTTTAACCAAAAAACCGGTTTGACCTACTTAACCTCTTTTGTTTCTTCAGGAGTTATTACAGGTGCAGCAGCTCAAAGGGGTGTTTGGCAAGAAAACAAGTCGAAAGAAATCCTCAGAACCCGGAAAAGTTCACCATAACGTATACAAATGAACACAACCATGAGTTACCAACCCGGAGAAACTCATTAGCCGGTTCGACTCGAGCCAAATCTTCTCAAACCAAACCGGCCGTAACCAAAAAGTCCGTAAAGCAAGTGGTTTCTTCTCCCACAAGTAACCCCATGATCACATCCACTGATGAATCTTCTGTTGCGGTTCAAGATATGAGGGTTGCAGAAACGAGTACCTACCAAATAACCGTAGAAACCAAGGGCACGAGTAACACTTTACCATCGGATTTGTTGTCTGGGACGGGAACTTTTCCGACTTGTACCTGTGACTTTGATGAACTACTGAATAGCCATGAGTTCCTCAATGGGTACTTATGGAATTACTAAAGAACAGTAGGTGTATGTATATTCAGACTTATATTATAGTTGCATTGCGGGCGTTgagaaaaatgtatatttatgtCTCTAGGAGATTAGAGCGTCGTAGTTTTCGTCTTGTTTCCAGCTTGACCTGAAAATGTAACCAAATATAGTTCATTTAAATTGTCATACTAATGCTAAGACAAATCCCcattttacattatatatatttcaacgTTTTCCACTGCACTAAGAAAAGACTACGCCTAAAATTGTTAGACACTGTGTGAAAATGGAACCGTCTTCAGGCCGGTCTAGATGATTAATTAGGCATCCTAAAATATACTGTATATTTTACATTATAGAGACACCAATATACAACTCACCCGCCCACCCAGCCGCATTTAGTATTTTAATGaatgtgaaaattaattttaacttttaaatcaaattattgacaaataattaatattcaaataaatGGCCAGACAGTTGCACAAATCAACACCATGTTTCCATCCAATGTCCAAACTGAACGTATTTTTAGGCTCTAACgattgatatggatacatatgTTTTGTAAGGCAAACAAAGAGGTAACAAAATTTGAATTGGAGAAATTAAAAGAATCTTTACTCGAAAGTCTACTGTCATTAGCTTTTATTTACAGATGGGATAAGAAACGAGCCAGTCTTAGATTTCTTGTATCATAGAAACTTGGGGATCATTCATTAAACTTCCGTCAacagataatatattattcgCAATCTATTCTGAATTTATCAAATAGTTGCAAGTCCCAACCTCTCTGTCTAGCTAACAATAGATGATTCGTCTAAGCCACAAACACTTAACCTTAAAAAGAAATTGAACTGTTGGGAAATGGAAGAGGCCGCGCGAACACCCTTGCTGCCACAAATAATGACGCAGGATCATCCACTTGGGAAGACCTTAAGCTAAGCACCCTTCCTTATTGTGCAATGGAAGTCACTGGCATAGGCCACTCGTCTTACGATCACGAGTCAACCCCATCGAAGTAAGTATCTTTCAATGTTCGACCATCTTCTCCTAATATGCTTGCAATGTGGCACTGAATGCTTATGATTTATATGGTTATATATAAGGCAGCATCGTACTGTTAAATAATCTAGAAGGAGATAAAAGGTTTTCTTGTGTATTAAGACGTGAAAGTTACGCCTTATATACAGACTCGGCAACATATACTTTTTACCTagttacaaaacatttttaccTAATTACAAGACTCAATATCAAACTTACAATTTATGGGCCTATGGCCCAGTACCTCTCCTCAAGATGGAGTGTGCATATTACAAACACCCATCTTGACAAGAAATCAAATACAAATTCTCTGCATCCAAGCGGATTGGCGATTATATCTGCAAGCTGAGACTTCGTGGAGACATGTTTCGTCTGTATGACCCCTCGAGTTTTTCATCTCGTATAAAATGATAGGCTATACCTATGTGTTTCGTGCAAACATGGAAGATGGAGTTGGCTGCCAAGTGAATTGCGGAGGGTCTATCAGAATGTAGAGGGAACACATAAGAACAGTCGGCTCCAAGTGCTGGAAGTAGATTACGAAGCCAAATAATTTCAGTTATAGTGTCAGCCATGGCCCTATATTCAGCATCAGCTGAAGAGCGAGAAACAACATCTTGTTTCATCATTTTCCACGATAATAGCGAGCCTCCAAGATGAATAAACCAACCAGTAAGAGAGCGTTGTGTTACTGGACACTTACCCCAGTCAGCGTCACACCACACCATGAGAGTTAAAGGAGCAGGGGCGCGTAGAAGTAGTCCCTGTCCCGGACTCTGTTTCAGGTATCGAACAACCCTCAAGGTAGCATCCCAGTGTTCTGTTTTCGGCGATCCCATTAACTGAGACAATATATGGATAACATATGACAGGTATGGTCTTGTTACTCCAAGGTAAATGAGCTTACCAATGAGACGACGATACTGCATGGGATTCTGTAGTGTGGCACCGTTGGCACGAGCTAGCTGATGATGTTGTTCAAGTGGGAATTTTTCTGGTTTGACTACTAGTAGACTCGTTTCCGTGATGATGTCGATAGCAAACTTAGATTTCGAGCTACTTCTATCCCCAAGAATATTGAAAGATGCCAAGATCCTTCATACGAAAATAAGTGCTCAGATATGACTTAGATTTTGTGATGTAAGAAACCTTACTTCCAAAGATAATTGGGTCATCGACGTAGACAAGAACTACTAAGATCATATCAGTCTTTTGAAACG
The window above is part of the Brassica napus cultivar Da-Ae chromosome C3, Da-Ae, whole genome shotgun sequence genome. Proteins encoded here:
- the LOC106421712 gene encoding probable WRKY transcription factor 29 → MGEVAYMDEGDLEAIVRGYLGSGDAFSGESSGGFSPPFCLPIETASFYEPEMETTGLDELGELYKPFYPFASQTILTSSVSVPGDSRSFRDDKKQRTHSCLQSNGSRVDHIRIPVSKSKKSKKNQLKRVVEQVKEENLLSDAWAWRKYGQKPIKGSPYPRSYYRCSSSKGCLARKQVERNPQNPEKFTITYTNEHNHELPTRRNSLAGSTRAKSSQTKPAVTKKSVKQVVSSPTSNPMITSTDESSVAVQDMRVAETSTYQITVETKGTSNTLPSDLLSGTGTFPTCTCDFDELLNSHEFLNGYLWNY